One segment of Pyrococcus sp. ST04 DNA contains the following:
- a CDS encoding ABC transporter ATP-binding protein: MNNEVIQIIGVSKFFGNIKVLKNINLRIREGDFVVIAGENGSGKTTLLKIMTGLLIPDEGEVRVLGFDASKDWKKLSKYIGVALANERSLYWKLTGLENLEIFAGLYGVKKGKRRALELLDKLNLIHAKDKLVEEYSSGMRRKLLLAKATIHDPKILFLDEILNGLDPKSYIEIIEFLKELNQNGTTIVLISHVLHDLPQEARLIVMKDGRIILDDKLSKFKLDGGIRIKATINGREIERIVSENELDKTLIELTKSGAKNIQIERDDLYSILRRILK; the protein is encoded by the coding sequence ATGAATAACGAGGTAATCCAAATTATTGGCGTCTCCAAATTTTTCGGAAATATCAAGGTGCTAAAGAATATAAATCTCAGAATTCGTGAGGGGGACTTTGTGGTAATAGCAGGAGAAAACGGTTCGGGTAAGACAACACTTCTTAAAATAATGACAGGTCTGTTAATCCCAGATGAAGGCGAAGTTAGAGTCTTAGGGTTTGATGCCTCTAAAGACTGGAAAAAACTTTCTAAGTACATTGGTGTTGCATTGGCAAATGAAAGGAGCTTATATTGGAAGCTTACGGGCCTGGAAAATTTAGAGATATTTGCCGGACTTTATGGAGTCAAAAAAGGAAAAAGAAGGGCATTGGAGTTGCTGGATAAGCTCAATCTGATACATGCAAAAGATAAACTCGTAGAGGAATATTCAAGCGGTATGCGGCGGAAATTGCTTTTAGCTAAAGCCACAATTCATGACCCAAAAATCTTGTTTCTTGATGAGATACTTAACGGTCTTGATCCCAAATCCTACATAGAGATTATAGAGTTCCTTAAGGAATTGAACCAAAATGGGACAACAATTGTTTTAATTAGCCATGTCCTTCATGATTTGCCCCAAGAAGCTAGGCTGATAGTTATGAAAGATGGCAGGATTATACTTGACGATAAGCTTTCGAAGTTCAAACTGGATGGTGGTATAAGAATTAAAGCAACGATTAACGGAAGAGAAATTGAAAGAATAGTATCTGAAAATGAGCTTGATAAAACACTAATAGAGCTCACAAAAAGTGGGGCTAAGAACATTCAAATTGAAAGAGATGACTTATACTCCATTTTAAGGAGGATTCTTAAATGA
- a CDS encoding thioredoxin family protein, with protein MIIEYEGKTNFREGKVVLWFSIPGCPPCRMVEGFMEELSGEFPEVKIIHVNAGEWDGLVNHFEILNIPTLVYLKDGKEMARQNLIRRKEEVLIQFEEMTRS; from the coding sequence ATGATAATCGAGTACGAGGGCAAAACCAACTTTCGGGAGGGGAAGGTCGTGCTGTGGTTCTCCATCCCTGGATGTCCGCCCTGCAGGATGGTGGAGGGCTTCATGGAAGAGCTGAGCGGGGAGTTCCCGGAGGTTAAGATCATTCACGTGAATGCCGGCGAGTGGGACGGGCTGGTGAATCACTTTGAGATTCTCAACATCCCTACCCTAGTCTACCTCAAGGACGGAAAGGAAATGGCGAGGCAGAACCTGATAAGGAGAAAGGAGGAGGTCTTGATTCAGTTTGAAGAGATGACCCGTTCCTGA
- a CDS encoding ABC transporter permease, with translation MIGELVRLDLKVGTRGYVYPIYLLVALAYGLMVMAFPEGYRSTVVPLFLLLEPGMVGFTFVGTAIFAEKKDGTIGALAVTPLDWRAYILAKALLMALVSLPAAVLIFCLGTRSLNGLPYVLAGTLLVSVVYTLLGIAIASKYRDLDDYFVPLLGVMVLSLLPFAHYHGYLTDGIWKVLYVIPSYPALYFFKAPFEEISTNTLLWSSLALIIWSGMAYNLAKIRFYRYAVEGVR, from the coding sequence ATGATAGGCGAGCTGGTGAGGCTCGACCTGAAGGTCGGAACGAGGGGCTACGTCTATCCGATATACCTGCTCGTGGCTTTAGCTTATGGCCTCATGGTGATGGCGTTTCCAGAGGGGTACCGCTCAACCGTCGTTCCCCTCTTCCTGCTCCTTGAGCCCGGGATGGTCGGCTTCACCTTCGTCGGTACGGCCATCTTCGCGGAGAAGAAGGACGGGACGATAGGCGCTCTGGCGGTTACGCCACTCGACTGGAGGGCTTACATCCTCGCCAAGGCTCTCCTTATGGCGCTGGTTTCCCTCCCGGCGGCGGTGCTTATATTCTGCCTCGGCACGCGCTCCCTGAACGGGCTTCCCTACGTTTTGGCAGGTACCCTGTTAGTTTCGGTAGTCTATACGCTCCTTGGCATAGCAATAGCCTCAAAATACCGCGATTTGGACGACTACTTTGTGCCGCTCCTCGGCGTCATGGTGCTCTCCCTCCTGCCCTTCGCCCACTATCACGGCTACCTGACGGACGGGATATGGAAGGTTCTCTACGTCATCCCGAGCTATCCGGCGCTCTACTTCTTTAAGGCGCCCTTCGAAGAAATATCAACGAATACCCTGCTGTGGTCATCGTTGGCCCTGATAATCTGGAGCGGCATGGCATATAACCTCGCTAAAATCCGCTTTTACAGGTACGCGGTGGAGGGAGTGAGATGA
- a CDS encoding bifunctional 2-polyprenyl-6-hydroxyphenol methylase/3-demethylubiquinol 3-O-methyltransferase UbiG, with amino-acid sequence MSELRLPKEAKILDVGCDVGRHSIELAKRGYRVTGIDISRGMLEEARKRAREEDVEVEFIKADATEFKREGKFDAAICLCEGAFSLIGSSDDPVEHDLAILRNVYASLKPGGKFILTALSALSRIKGASNEDIARGTFDPNTMTFFEEIEAPDGTKVPH; translated from the coding sequence TTGAGTGAGCTCCGGTTGCCTAAAGAGGCAAAGATACTGGACGTCGGCTGCGATGTTGGAAGACATTCAATAGAGCTCGCAAAGAGGGGCTACAGAGTTACCGGGATCGACATCTCCCGAGGAATGCTCGAAGAGGCAAGAAAACGGGCTAGAGAGGAAGACGTTGAGGTGGAGTTCATAAAGGCCGATGCCACCGAGTTTAAGCGTGAAGGAAAATTTGACGCTGCCATATGCCTCTGCGAGGGCGCCTTCTCGTTAATCGGGTCCAGCGACGACCCCGTGGAACATGACTTGGCAATACTCAGGAACGTTTATGCGTCCCTAAAGCCTGGTGGAAAATTCATTCTAACGGCGCTGAGCGCTCTTTCGAGAATCAAGGGGGCATCGAATGAGGATATAGCCAGGGGGACCTTTGATCCGAACACCATGACGTTCTTCGAGGAAATAGAGGCACCCGATGGCACAAAAGTCCCCCATTAG
- a CDS encoding ABC transporter ATP-binding protein — MPVIEVENVKKYYGETRGVENLSFEVEEGEIYGFLGPNGAGKTTTVKILVKIIKDYHGTVKVFGKDLREWGKDYYGKIGVSFEFPAVYSRLTALENLEFFASFYKRHLDPVETLKMVGLDKEADQLVSSFSKGMKKKLDLARALLPDPEILFLDEPLEGLDPASARRIKDLLLEMRENGKTIFLTTHNMYVADELCDRVAFIVEGSVRLVDNPSELKVKMGKRVVKVEYVSNEGVKTAEFPLENLGGNEEFLRILREHEIRRINTEEPTLEDIFLKVTGRRLV; from the coding sequence ATGCCCGTCATAGAGGTTGAGAACGTTAAGAAGTACTACGGTGAAACGCGCGGCGTTGAGAACCTGAGCTTTGAGGTTGAGGAGGGGGAAATCTACGGGTTCCTTGGTCCTAACGGGGCTGGGAAGACCACGACTGTCAAGATTCTTGTGAAGATAATAAAGGACTATCATGGGACTGTGAAGGTCTTCGGGAAAGACCTGCGCGAATGGGGGAAGGACTACTACGGAAAAATTGGTGTCTCCTTCGAGTTTCCTGCCGTTTATTCCCGGCTTACCGCCCTCGAAAACCTTGAGTTCTTTGCGTCGTTCTATAAAAGGCATCTCGACCCGGTTGAAACCCTCAAGATGGTGGGCCTCGACAAGGAAGCCGACCAGCTCGTCTCCAGCTTCTCAAAGGGCATGAAGAAGAAGCTCGATTTAGCCAGGGCACTGCTTCCAGATCCGGAGATACTGTTCCTCGATGAACCCTTAGAGGGCCTCGACCCGGCGAGCGCAAGGAGGATAAAAGACCTGCTCCTTGAGATGCGCGAAAACGGGAAGACGATCTTTCTGACCACCCACAACATGTACGTCGCCGATGAGCTCTGCGACAGGGTGGCTTTCATCGTGGAGGGTTCGGTGAGGCTCGTCGACAACCCGAGTGAACTGAAGGTGAAGATGGGAAAGAGGGTCGTAAAGGTCGAATACGTTTCGAATGAGGGCGTCAAAACCGCCGAGTTCCCGCTTGAGAACCTTGGAGGAAACGAGGAGTTCCTGAGAATCCTGCGGGAGCATGAAATAAGGCGCATAAACACTGAAGAACCGACACTCGAGGACATCTTCCTGAAGGTCACGGGGAGGAGGCTCGTATGA
- a CDS encoding heavy metal translocating P-type ATPase: protein MKLTLKVNGMTCAMCVKTIETALKELDGVKDARANLNSENVYVDFDESMVSLNQIIKTIEELGYTVVREKRNAIIKIGGMTCAMCVKTIEVALKELPGVLDAQINLATEKAKVSYDPSLVSMEDIKRAIEEVGYQFLGVEGEESYDVEKEVREKHIREMKKKLAVAWGIGIPLFASTQLHRFGIEIPSLIYIQFLLATLAIIYAGRDIFGKALNSVKHKSLNMEVMYSMGIGSAYFASVLATIGIIPREFNFYEASVLLMAFLLLGRYLETLAKGRTSETIKKLMGLQAKKATVIRDGKDIEVPISEVKVGDIVIVKPGERIPVDGIVIEGESYVDESMVTGEPIPNLKKKGDEVIGGTINKNSVLKIEAKRVGRDTVLAQIIRLVEEAQNTRPPIQRLADKVVTYFIPTVLTVALISFGYWYFIADQPLLFAFTTLLSVLVIACPCAFGLATPTALTVGMGKGAEMGILIKNGEVLEIARKATIVLFDKTGTLTKGTPEVTDVVTFGMDKKELLSLIASAEKRSEHPLGEAIVRKAQELGLEDKEPQSFEAITGKGVKAVVDGKEILAGNRKLFKENGYSIEGEAEKALLKLEDEAKTAIIVAIDGKIVGVIGIADTIKEGAREAIEELHKMGKKVGMITGDNRRTAEAIAKQVNIDYVLAEILPQDKANEVKKLQEKGEVVIFVGDGINDAPALAQADIGIAVGNATDIAMESGDIVLIKNDPMDVVRAIKLSQKTLSKIKQNIFWAMFYNTMLIPFAAGLAFVFFGVSFQPEWAAGAMSISSASVVTNSLLLKRAKV from the coding sequence ATGAAGCTCACGCTTAAGGTTAATGGAATGACATGTGCAATGTGTGTTAAAACTATAGAAACGGCTCTAAAAGAGCTTGATGGTGTTAAAGATGCCAGGGCCAATTTAAACTCTGAAAATGTTTACGTTGACTTCGATGAGTCAATGGTCAGCCTGAATCAGATTATAAAGACGATTGAAGAGCTCGGTTATACAGTTGTAAGGGAAAAGAGGAATGCAATAATAAAAATCGGTGGAATGACCTGTGCAATGTGTGTTAAAACCATTGAAGTAGCTCTTAAAGAGCTCCCTGGGGTTTTAGATGCCCAGATCAATTTGGCAACTGAGAAGGCTAAGGTAAGCTATGATCCAAGTTTAGTAAGTATGGAAGACATTAAAAGAGCAATTGAAGAGGTTGGCTACCAATTCTTGGGAGTTGAAGGTGAGGAAAGCTATGACGTAGAAAAAGAGGTTCGAGAGAAGCACATAAGGGAAATGAAGAAAAAACTTGCAGTTGCTTGGGGGATAGGAATACCTCTCTTCGCCTCAACGCAGCTTCACAGGTTTGGAATTGAAATTCCCAGCTTAATTTACATTCAATTCCTGCTGGCAACTCTGGCAATAATCTACGCTGGAAGGGATATCTTTGGAAAGGCTCTCAATTCAGTGAAGCACAAAAGCTTGAACATGGAGGTCATGTACTCCATGGGAATTGGGTCTGCTTATTTTGCAAGCGTTTTAGCTACAATAGGAATTATTCCGAGAGAGTTCAACTTTTATGAGGCAAGCGTTTTGCTGATGGCCTTCCTCCTGCTTGGACGCTACTTGGAGACCTTGGCCAAAGGAAGAACGAGTGAGACAATTAAAAAGCTCATGGGGCTTCAGGCTAAAAAGGCAACCGTAATTAGGGATGGAAAAGATATTGAAGTTCCAATAAGCGAAGTTAAAGTCGGCGATATTGTTATAGTCAAACCTGGAGAGAGGATCCCAGTCGATGGAATTGTAATTGAGGGAGAAAGCTACGTTGACGAATCGATGGTTACCGGAGAACCAATTCCAAATTTGAAGAAGAAGGGCGACGAGGTTATCGGCGGAACGATTAACAAGAACTCCGTGCTTAAAATCGAGGCAAAGAGGGTCGGAAGGGACACCGTTCTGGCACAAATAATTAGGCTCGTTGAGGAGGCACAAAATACAAGACCACCAATTCAGAGATTAGCGGACAAAGTCGTTACATACTTCATTCCAACCGTTTTGACAGTAGCACTAATCTCCTTTGGATACTGGTACTTCATAGCTGACCAGCCCTTGCTCTTCGCCTTCACAACACTGCTTAGCGTTTTGGTGATTGCCTGCCCATGTGCCTTTGGCTTGGCAACTCCAACGGCTTTAACCGTTGGAATGGGTAAAGGTGCCGAAATGGGCATTTTAATTAAGAACGGTGAAGTACTGGAAATAGCAAGGAAAGCCACGATAGTTCTCTTCGATAAGACGGGGACGCTAACAAAGGGGACACCTGAAGTTACAGATGTAGTGACTTTTGGCATGGATAAGAAAGAGCTTTTGAGCTTAATAGCTTCAGCTGAAAAGCGCTCAGAGCACCCACTAGGAGAGGCCATAGTTAGGAAAGCTCAAGAGCTCGGATTAGAGGACAAAGAGCCCCAAAGCTTTGAGGCAATAACCGGCAAGGGAGTAAAGGCGGTAGTGGATGGGAAGGAAATCTTGGCCGGAAATAGAAAGCTGTTCAAAGAGAATGGTTATTCAATAGAAGGAGAGGCTGAAAAAGCTCTCCTTAAGCTTGAAGATGAAGCTAAAACGGCAATAATAGTGGCAATTGACGGAAAAATAGTAGGGGTTATTGGGATAGCGGACACAATCAAAGAAGGTGCGAGAGAAGCGATAGAGGAGCTTCACAAAATGGGCAAGAAAGTTGGAATGATTACCGGCGACAATAGAAGAACCGCAGAAGCGATAGCTAAGCAGGTTAACATAGATTACGTTTTAGCAGAAATTTTACCCCAGGATAAAGCAAACGAAGTGAAGAAGCTTCAGGAGAAGGGAGAGGTAGTCATTTTTGTTGGAGATGGAATAAACGATGCCCCTGCTCTGGCCCAGGCGGATATAGGCATAGCCGTCGGCAATGCAACGGACATAGCCATGGAGAGCGGGGATATAGTCCTCATAAAGAACGACCCCATGGACGTTGTCAGGGCAATAAAGCTCAGCCAAAAGACACTCTCGAAGATTAAGCAGAACATCTTCTGGGCGATGTTCTACAACACGATGCTGATCCCCTTCGCGGCCGGTCTGGCGTTCGTTTTCTTCGGGGTAAGCTTCCAGCCGGAGTGGGCGGCCGGAGCGATGAGCATAAGCAGCGCCAGCGTCGTCACCAACTCGCTCCTGCTGAAGAGGGCCAAGGTGTGA
- a CDS encoding helix-turn-helix domain-containing protein codes for MFESGTFAAGESVLSILCEDELVGEVVRTFRETYGARVLSVEDAEPETSPISKLTKRQAEVLLLAYKSGYFDEPRRITLRELADMLGLSTSTVKEHLRKGLKKVLDDAISG; via the coding sequence GTGTTCGAGAGCGGGACGTTTGCGGCCGGCGAGAGCGTTCTCTCGATTCTCTGCGAGGATGAGCTCGTTGGAGAGGTCGTGAGAACCTTCCGGGAAACTTACGGCGCGAGAGTGCTCAGCGTTGAGGATGCAGAGCCTGAAACGAGCCCCATTTCAAAGCTGACCAAGAGGCAGGCCGAGGTTCTTCTCCTCGCCTACAAGAGCGGCTACTTCGATGAACCCAGGAGGATCACCCTGCGGGAGCTAGCCGATATGCTTGGTTTAAGTACCTCAACGGTGAAGGAGCACCTGCGGAAGGGCCTGAAGAAGGTGCTGGATGATGCGATAAGTGGCTGA
- a CDS encoding LamG-like jellyroll fold domain-containing protein — protein sequence MDRLKALLVVVFIVDVVAIGVVASAFFEGNESSDAAAAAGKIVPAAIKLYSTPMGSTEAINGTLVGDVQVIETPAGTAFQFNGSGYVDLSSALPDIQDLKVGSISLFFRFEETNQNVLPILYIGDRKGENMFIVEIGHRGEDNRKLYVTWVENGKPVLCFDSGFNLKPERWYHLFVVVSDEGNTAYLNGRELVGRHYNFGNSGMRFFIADIPNTEIMTAGYGKTADSITPEFLYFRGAVMGLEVYLRPLKAWEVQSLLDEVRQRVRKTQTS from the coding sequence GTGGATAGGCTGAAGGCGCTTCTGGTGGTCGTCTTTATTGTTGACGTAGTAGCTATAGGAGTCGTTGCTAGTGCGTTTTTCGAGGGGAACGAAAGTTCCGACGCTGCGGCCGCAGCAGGAAAAATCGTTCCAGCGGCCATCAAGCTTTACAGCACGCCAATGGGATCCACCGAGGCCATCAACGGAACCCTCGTGGGTGATGTCCAGGTGATAGAGACCCCCGCTGGAACAGCATTCCAGTTCAACGGCTCGGGATACGTAGATCTGAGCAGCGCGCTGCCTGATATCCAAGACCTTAAAGTCGGATCGATATCTCTCTTCTTCAGATTCGAGGAGACGAACCAAAACGTACTTCCCATACTGTACATCGGCGACAGGAAAGGAGAAAACATGTTCATTGTCGAAATAGGGCATCGGGGAGAGGACAACAGGAAGCTCTACGTCACGTGGGTCGAGAATGGAAAACCAGTCCTGTGCTTCGACAGCGGCTTTAACCTCAAGCCGGAGAGATGGTACCACCTCTTTGTCGTTGTGAGTGATGAAGGAAACACTGCCTACCTCAACGGGAGGGAGCTTGTGGGAAGGCATTACAATTTTGGGAACAGTGGCATGAGGTTTTTCATCGCCGACATTCCGAACACGGAAATCATGACTGCCGGCTACGGCAAGACAGCCGATTCAATAACGCCAGAATTCCTGTATTTCAGAGGAGCTGTGATGGGTCTGGAGGTGTACTTAAGACCCCTGAAAGCCTGGGAAGTCCAAAGCTTGCTGGATGAGGTTCGGCAGCGCGTTCGAAAAACTCAGACATCCTAG